The Fusarium keratoplasticum isolate Fu6.1 chromosome 4, whole genome shotgun sequence genome contains the following window.
AGCTGTTAGTAACTTGACGAATCATCAATTATGTGAGGGATGCTTACACCACGGGCTTCATCACCGCCCTCACTGGCGCGGGTCCAGAAGCTGTGCTCCATCAGGGAGTAGAGGATACGGCCAATACCGAATGAGGGCTCAATGACGTTGGGGACGAACTCGCGGGTGTTCTCGACCCTCTTGCGGAACTCGATGGCGATCGACTCCTTGCCAATCTGGACCTTGCCGTCGCCGACACCGGCCACCTCGATAGAGATGCTGCCAGTCTCGCTGAGTTCCTTGGCAAGCTGCTCGCGCTGCTCCTGGGAGGTGGCGTCAAGAGCCGCCTCGAcagtcttggcatccttcttgaagagagggccaaacttcttcttctcaatgTCGATCTGCCACTCCTCAATGACGAGGGGCTCCTCGCGTCGCTCGCGCACCACCAAGGGGGCACCAGTCTTCTTGGCGTGGACGCTCAAGTCGTAAGCACTTCGGTCGGCGCAGCCAACACACTCAATCCAGCCAGAGGTGGTGAAAAGCTCACAGTCCCAGCAATCGCAGGCGTAGTGGGCCATTTCGTTGGCCATGTGCTGACGGAAACGCATCTTGCTCAGATCGACACCGATCTTCTGCATGAAAAGGTGAATGCGGGCGAGGAAGTAGCCCAGAGTCTCGTTATCAACCAGAccctccttgacagcctggcCAACCTTGACGGTCTTGGTCTCAGTCTTGCCAGACAGCTGAGTGTggcggtcgaggaggacaagctCAATGTCCTCGACTTCGTGGAAGCGGCTATGCTTCTTACCACCCTCGGGATCGACAAAGTGCTCGATCTCAGCCATGAGAAACTCACGGACTCGCAGGAGACCGGCACGAGGAGAGATCTCGTTTCGGTAAGACTTGCCGATAGAGGCGGACGCGAAAGGCATCTGGGACTGGTTGAactcgaggagcttggcaaAGTTGAGGAACTGGCCCTGGGCGGTCTCAGGGCGAAGATAGCCGGGGTAGTTGCTGCTGGGACCGATCGTGGTCTGGAACATGAGGTTGAAGGAGACGGGCTCCGAGGGCTGGAGGCCGGTAGCAGGGTTCCTGAGGTCGTacttcttgatgagctcgccGAGCTCAGGGCCACCGTAGTTGTCGATTCTGGCCAGGACCTCCTGATACTCCTGGAcgacggcatcgtcgagctTGACAGCCTCTGTCttagccttcttcttcttcttcttggggtcctcctccttgtctTCCACCTTCTGGCCACGGGCCTCCTTGTCGCCGTTCAGTCGGGCCTCGAGAATAGCCTCGACGAAGTGATCGGCTCGGAGAATCTCGCCgttcttggggtccttgCACATCCAGTCGGCGAACTTGTCGACGTGACCACTGGTCTTGAGGACCTCGTGAGGAGTCAAGACAGTGCAGTCAACCTCGAGcatgtcctcctcgagaatgaAGTGCTTGCGCCAGACGTCGATGACGTTGGCCTGGAGGGAGCAGCCAGGAGGGCCATAGTCGTACAGACCACCAACGCCGCCGTAGATCTCGAAGGAGGGGGTATAGAACATGCGACGTCGGAGAATGGACTCGAGGACAGCCTTGTCAAGGGGCTGACCCTTGAGGGTAGTAGCGGTGGAGGTCATGGTGACTGGTTTGCGCTTCTGCGACTTTTGGATCTGAAAAGCGTTGAGGGGTCGTGAGGTCGCAAAGGTGCGGCGGGCAGCGACGGTGCGGGgtggtggcggtggtggtcttgTGCAGGCCGTGAAACGGAACCTGGGACCAAAGCGTGAGTAACTGAGCTGCCTCGTCAAGGGCGGCGCTGCAGAAAAAGATGTTGTCGAGGGTGAGGTTGGAGAGAGCGAGAAGAGACGAATTGGCTTCATCCACTCGAAGTTTACAAAGTCGTAAGAGGATAGAGGAGGGAGGCGTGAGTCACAAGCTCAAGCCGCACTGGTTCCCCTGGGGTCCTCTTTTTgtctaggtaggtaggtacagTACGACAGATAGGCAAGTCAGTCACTGACTCTTGGGCCCGACTGTTTGGGGAGGGATGGGCAGCGGTGGACGTCGGTGGATGGTGGGGGAAGCAAGCAGGCGTTGTGTGAGTTTCTCTGGGGGCTGCCGAGCGCTGATTCGGTGATTTCGGTGGTTTGAAGCCCTACGGTGTAGATTTTGCCGTTCTCTTTGCAGCTGTACAAGTGAGGCCTAGACGTGACTGACTTTTTTTTGCGCCTTCCTGATTCATTGACCTCCGACCGGAGCCACTTGCCGTTTGCAAAGCTTGTTCCTGATGGCCTTAACATTAGTCATTGTCAGCAAGATATTGCCAAGCAACGCAAATTTCTCGGAAGCGGACTGCCCAATGacaagaggagagaagatcACTGTTAGACCACATCCATATAACACTGGTTGATGAGGCAAAAATGACATCAAAAAAAGAAACCCAATGCGAGACTCGAACTCGCAACCTTTCGATCACCTTAGACAACCGTCCTTGTGGAGGAGCCAAGATAGACTGGGAATTGTTAGTTTGGATGAGCATGTGTGAAGTGACTGGAGAAAACATACAGTCGAATGCGCTAACCATTGCGCCAATTGGGCTGAGGCGTTTATCGCTGGTGGGCGGCTGTTCAACTTTCAGTCCTATACCCCGACCAGCCACAGTGGCTATCTAGCAGCCAAAACACGAGACCATTAGCTTACCCTACTCTGAGGGCAATTAGGAAGGCATTGTAAGAATAATAAGAGAGACATCTAAAATGCAAATCTCATTAGGATACTCTTTACATATtttagtataatattatatagatTGATATCTGATCCTTAGGACGAGGTAGATCTTATTTTAACCCGCATGCCACGCCAAGTGCTCAGCTGGGCAGTCGACAATTGGTCCAAGCTCCCCCACAATCCGTTGCTTTGACAACGCTCTGTTTGTTAGACAAGGCCTGCAGGTGACGGCCTGGGTTCATAAAAAGACAGTCCATGTCCGGTGATCGAGGTTTACACTCAAATCGTGTCGGCCCATCTTTTGCTCTTCCCTCCCACTCCGTTACTAACCCCCAGACAGCCCAGCTTCCCTTATTCACTATGGCTGCCCGTACTCTTGAGGCGACATTTGAGCGCATGACGGTGAATGATGAGAATGACTCCGTCGGTGAAAGCTCCAAGTCGTactccaagtccaaggtATGTCCGGATTCTGTTGTGCTGATGTTTAGTGACTAACATTGGATTGGCAGGCCGTGGTCTCAACGACTTCATCCTCCCATGGCAGCAGTCGACCCAACCTCTTCAAGGTTGCTCTCCAGTCTCACAGCGGCAATGCCAACGCTGCCGTAGTGCTACCCTCCCAGGCCGCCCAACGAAAGGCCAACGCTCCCTCATCACCTCCTCGAAAAGCCCTTCCTTCCTCGTCACGGACATCAGAAGAGGCCGAAGAAGAACGAGACTCGCTTGCCTCCCTCCCCGAGCAAGCCTCCATCCCCAAACAACTCCACCTGGGCATGTTTGAGATCGGCCGCCCCCTCGGCAAGGGCAAGTTTGGACGAGTGTATCTAGCAAGGGAGAGGGCCTCGGGTTTCATATGCGCCCTCAAGGTCCTTCACAAGAATGAGCTGGTACAGCATAGAGTTGAGAAGCAAGTCCGACGAGAGATCGAGATCCAGAGCAACTTGCGACACCCAAACATCCTTCAGATGTACAACCATTTCCATGACAGCAAACGAGtcattctcatcctcgagTTTGCTGGCAAGGGCGAGCTGTACAAGCACCTTCGACGAGAGAACCGATTCCCCGAGTGGAAGGCGGCCCAGTACATTGCTCAGGTCGCTTCGGCTCTACGCTACCTCCACCGCAAGCATGTCATCCACCGGGACATCAAGCCCGAGAACATCTTGCTCGGCATCCATGGAGAAATCAAGATGTCGGACTTTGGCTGGAGTGTTCATGCTCCCAACAACCGGAGGAAGACCATGTGTGGAACTCTCGACTACCTCCCCCCAGAGATGATCAAACCCGGCACAACCGACAACTACTACAACGAGAAGGTTGACCTGTGGAGCCTGGGTGTTTTGGCGTATGAGTTTCTCGTCGGCGAGGCGCCTTTCGAGGATTCGCCCATAATGACCCAGCGGAGGATCGCAAGGGCCGACATGGCGGTTCCTAAATGGGTGAGCCCAGAGGCTACggacctcatcaagaaggtaAGCACACTCACCTACTCTTACGGATAATATGCTGACTTGAAACAAGTTGCTTGTGTTGGATCCCGAGAAGCGAATCCCTCTGGACGACATCCAGACGCACCCCTGGATCATCAAGCACTGTGTCAAGGGGGAGCGGGCCTCCAACCGCGAAAAGGCACAGTAATCTGACTAGACTTAGGTATGGGTACCCTAAGGAACAAAGGCGTTATGGAGAAGCTTAGGATGACTCTCTGGGCTGTGATCATAATGATGTGATGAACGTCTTCACACGTAAAGATGGGACCTTGCCTCTATGCTCTTTGTTAGGCCGAGGCTGGCGTCTATTGGATCGCTATCTTTTCCGATACCTAGAGAGCATATGGGTTGTTTGGGGGCGTGGGTTGGGACCTGGGTTGGGTTACATGGAAGGGGCGTTTTGGCGATTTCATTTTTGATCTATGTTGAGGACGGAACCTGGCCGTTTGCGTTTGTTAGAGTACTGTTGTAAGCGTTTTTACATGGCATCATTAGTGATTGCTTAACGAATCGAGAAGATATGTTCAAGTTTTATATGCCTTTACTTAGGCCCTGATCAAGAGTCTTTTGCCGGCCACATTACCCTGGTGATTAGGATGACTAAATCATGCGGCAAGTATAATCTCATGTATTAGGATACTATGATTAAAGTATGCATACTCCTAAGGTAAGATTTACTAATAAGTTGGCAATAGGAAATTAGAGTATCCTCAAGAAAAGGGCACCCAGAGCAGTCTAAGCGCATAGAAGTGGCAAGCAAGTCAGCTCTAGTTACCGGGTTGTCTATGAGAAGATCAAGAGAGCAAGGCCACTAAGTAACTTGTAAGGCAGACAAGGGCACAAAGCCAGTTTCATTAGAGACGTGCATCAGGGTAGCCTGGAGAGTCCCCAACTCATGGCCCAAGTATTGGGAAGAGATATGACTGAGACGCCCGGGCAAATTGGTATGCCCATGAGCTTGAGATACCTAATTAGGAGTGCTGCGAGATTCATTATATCGTTATGATTTTACACGTGGATGTAACATGGATATGAGCTTGCCGGGCCATGGTACGATCAGTTGTGGTACAAATAGTAAGACTCCTTGTCTAATGGGGTATCGCTGATAATATTGGTGTAAAAGTAGAGATATTGTACAAGTCCTTTTATCGTCGCAGTCGTTAATCAATCACCGGTACACTTCATCAAATGGCCGTGTGTCAGAGAAACAAGAGTCCCAGACTTGGTTGACCACCTTGGTTGCTTGGACGTCGTCTTTGCAACGGGGTCTGGCCATGACGGACTGGATGGCTCTTGTGCGCACACAGTTCTGGAACTGCTGTGTCAACTTCCAGTTGCCTCGGGTAAAGGCCTCTCGTGTCCATCTGCATTCGCCGCTGAGCATGGACGCTCGGATCTAGTGTATCAGTTAGCATTGTGATCAAGCATCAGCTCAATCTCACCCACCTCTGTGCAGGCAGCATGCTTCAAGTCCTTGTCACCAGTCCAGTCCACCTTCCACCGCAGATGATCCCAAGCGTGCACCATCTCGTGCGCGAGCGTATCCTCCAAGTGTTTTCGGTCTCGCACTTCGTTCGCGCAGAGCAAGATGCCATGGTTGGGGCTAAAGCCACCAGACTGACGATGGACCtggccatcctcctcaagatgGGCGGGGCATCGACGACAGACAACGTTGGAAGGGTCCAGCCGTCCATTGAGGGCCTGGATCTTCTCGGACATGAAGCGGACGACGGGGGAGTAGGTGAAGAGCCAGTCCCGGTAGTCCTCGCAGCGCTTGCAGTCACGCTCCTCGTGGACGCGGTATCGCCACTCACGGTAGTGGAATTGGCCTTCGGGGGTCATCTGACCAGAGAGGATCTTGAAGTAGTTCATCCACCATGCCGTCTCTGGATCAAAGCCGGTCCGCGCAGGGTTGTTGAAGACTTCCTTGGGAGCTGCTGTGGAGGAGCTCGGCGCAGCTGCCGGGGTgcttgaagatgaagccggAGGTTCGGATGAcatgatggggatgggcTGGACACGGATCAATTAGATTGATCAGGTGGATTGAACACGGACAGCCTTGTTTGGGGTCGGCAAGGCTGATGAATTATCGTCGTGATGTCTCGAATTGATCTCTCTTTACCTTCCAGCAACGCCCTAGCATGGTGGAAATTCTGCCGCCGGAAAACCGTCGGTGGCACGCCGAGGGCGGTGAGCCTATATATGGCCTCTGATTGGCCCAATTCTCCGAACCCCCTCGACCCATTTTTCCGACATCGGGTCTGGGGATTCATGGGCTTGTCGAGCACAGTCCAATCAACTCGACCATCCACCAACGTTTGCCCAGGATTCTCCCAAGTTGCGCCCAACTCATGACAGAGAGACACCTGCGGTTCCACATCCAAAGCGACAAGGGCGTGCCAAAATGACGAGTGAAATCACTGCTCAATGTAAGCCTTTTTCTTGTCTTCTACTTGCTTCATTCATGTTCTTCCCGTCCATCTCGCGGGTAGTGTCCGGCTGAGGCTTCTATACAATATATAGACGCCAGGGCATTTCCATGTGAAAACACCAAGCACCGAACCAATCCCTGAAATtcacaaggccaagacaagAGAGGCATTAACTGACCTCTTCTCCTTTTATTCGCAGCCATGAGAGGAAATGGAAAGTCcctcaccatcgtcatcaagcTTGGTACGTCGAGAAGGAAGCTTTGAGTCATCCCCCACTAACACAAGGTCCCTAGGAACGAGCTCAATTGTCGACGAAAAGACTCATGAACCGCTTCTCCCAATCCTGACTCTAATTGTCGACACGGCCGTCAAGCTTCGCAAAGATGGCCATCGAGTCGTCATTGTTTCGTCGGGCGCCATCGGCGTTGGTCTCCGACGCATGGATGTCGAGAAGCGCCCCAAGCATCTCGCACAGCTGCAGGTGGGATCACAGTTGCACAACTTTTGAATGTGAAAACTGAAGTGCTAACCCGGTGAAGGCCCTCGCAGCCATTGGCCAGTGTCGTTTGATGAGTCTCTGGGATAGCTTGTTCACCCACCTGAGACAGCCAATTGCCCAGATCCTGCTCACAAGGAACGATATTGCAGACGTAGGCTCACTCTTACTTAATATTCAATCAACAAACTAACCAATTCTATTCTAGCGAACAAGATACTTTAATGCTCAAAACACCTTCAatgcccttcttgaacaaGGAGTGATCCCAATCGTCAACGAGAACGACACCTTGGCCGTCTCAGAAATCAAGTTTGGTGACAACGACACCCTCTCAGCCATCACTGCAGCCATGATCCACGCCGACATGCTATTCTTGATGACGGATGTCGATTGTCTCTATGACAAGAACCCGCGAACAAACCCAGACGCCAAGCCGATCGAGGTGGTCGAAGACATCTCAGCTCTTCAGGCCGATGGTACGTATTCATTCTCATGAATTTGTTACATATAATGCTGACCAAGATCAATCAGTCTCGAGTGCTGGGTCGGCCCTAGGCACAGGTGGAATGAGCACCAAAATCATTGCCGCAAGATTGGGAACCTCGGCTGgtgtcaccaccatcatcacccgATCCTCGAACCCAGGAAATGTGCTAAACATTGTCCGGTATCTTCAATCACAGCAAAAAGGACACTCGTCTCCAAGCGCCGATGAAGGGGCCAGTCACTTGACACGATCAGCTTCagccctctccctctcatcTTCAGCAGATCTCACCAGCCCTCCCCTGCATACTCGATTCGTACCAGCGGATGATCCCATCCGAGATCGCCATTTCTGGCTGCTCCACACTCCATATCCCCACGGAACCCTCTACATTGACTCGGGAGCCTACAAGGCACTCCTAGGCAAGGCTGGCCTGCTTcctgttggtgttgttgacgTGGAAGGCAACTTTGCGCAGCAAGAGGTGGTGCGGCTCGTGGTTGTCAAGCGTCGGACAACCCCTGGCCCTGACGGCAAGCTCTGGGATGGTATCCCAGAAGAGGTTGGAAGAGCCCTGGTGAACTatgccgccgccgagatcGGACGCATCAAGGGGCATCAGAGCGTTGAGATTCAAAAGATCCTGGGTTACGCTGACAGCGAGTATGTTGCCCACCGGCAACATGTTGGCTTCTTTAGAAGAGACAGCAGACCCGTGAGCCCATCTCGAGAAATCAACCGGGCTGTGATGGAGTAGGAACCATGTTGGAATGTCAAAAAAACGGTGCAAGCGAATAGATTTGAGCATATAGAGCGCTTTCTGATGATATCTAGCCGTCTATGTAATCAA
Protein-coding sequences here:
- a CDS encoding Aurora kinase — translated: MSGDRGLHSNRVGPSFALPSHSVTNPQTAQLPLFTMAARTLEATFERMTVNDENDSVGESSKSYSKSKAVVSTTSSSHGSSRPNLFKVALQSHSGNANAAVVLPSQAAQRKANAPSSPPRKALPSSSRTSEEAEEERDSLASLPEQASIPKQLHLGMFEIGRPLGKGKFGRVYLARERASGFICALKVLHKNELVQHRVEKQVRREIEIQSNLRHPNILQMYNHFHDSKRVILILEFAGKGELYKHLRRENRFPEWKAAQYIAQVASALRYLHRKHVIHRDIKPENILLGIHGEIKMSDFGWSVHAPNNRRKTMCGTLDYLPPEMIKPGTTDNYYNEKVDLWSLGVLAYEFLVGEAPFEDSPIMTQRRIARADMAVPKWVSPEATDLIKKLLVLDPEKRIPLDDIQTHPWIIKHCVKGERASNREKAQ
- a CDS encoding Glycine--tRNA ligase; translated protein: MKPIRLFSLSPTSPSTTSFSAAPPLTRQLSYSRFGPRFRFTACTRPPPPPPRTVAARRTFATSRPLNAFQIQKSQKRKPVTMTSTATTLKGQPLDKAVLESILRRRMFYTPSFEIYGGVGGLYDYGPPGCSLQANVIDVWRKHFILEEDMLEVDCTVLTPHEVLKTSGHVDKFADWMCKDPKNGEILRADHFVEAILEARLNGDKEARGQKVEDKEEDPKKKKKKAKTEAVKLDDAVVQEYQEVLARIDNYGGPELGELIKKYDLRNPATGLQPSEPVSFNLMFQTTIGPSSNYPGYLRPETAQGQFLNFAKLLEFNQSQMPFASASIGKSYRNEISPRAGLLRVREFLMAEIEHFVDPEGGKKHSRFHEVEDIELVLLDRHTQLSGKTETKTVKVGQAVKEGLVDNETLGYFLARIHLFMQKIGVDLSKMRFRQHMANEMAHYACDCWDCELFTTSGWIECVGCADRSAYDLSVHAKKTGAPLVVRERREEPLVIEEWQIDIEKKKFGPLFKKDAKTVEAALDATSQEQREQLAKELSETGSISIEVAGVGDGKVQIGKESIAIEFRKRVENTREFVPNVIEPSFGIGRILYSLMEHSFWTRASEGGDEARGVLSFPPTVAPTKVLLVPLSSNPQFKPLLKQLSQRLRTAGISSRVDDSSASIGKRYSRNDELGTPLGITIDFQTVQDGTVTLRDRDSTSQVRADQEKIIDAIRSLVEGEKSWSQIESELPKFEGQEVEVAAR
- a CDS encoding Mitochondrial inner membrane protease ATP23; its protein translation is MSSEPPASSSSTPAAAPSSSTAAPKEVFNNPARTGFDPETAWWMNYFKILSGQMTPEGQFHYREWRYRVHEERDCKRCEDYRDWLFTYSPVVRFMSEKIQALNGRLDPSNVVCRRCPAHLEEDGQVHRQSGGFSPNHGILLCANEVRDRKHLEDTLAHEMVHAWDHLRWKVDWTGDKDLKHAACTEIRASMLSGECRWTREAFTRGNWKLTQQFQNCVRTRAIQSVMARPRCKDDVQATKVVNQVWDSCFSDTRPFDEVYR
- a CDS encoding PUA domain-containing protein: MTSEITAQSMRGNGKSLTIVIKLGTSSIVDEKTHEPLLPILTLIVDTAVKLRKDGHRVVIVSSGAIGVGLRRMDVEKRPKHLAQLQALAAIGQCRLMSLWDSLFTHLRQPIAQILLTRNDIADRTRYFNAQNTFNALLEQGVIPIVNENDTLAVSEIKFGDNDTLSAITAAMIHADMLFLMTDVDCLYDKNPRTNPDAKPIEVVEDISALQADVSSAGSALGTGGMSTKIIAARLGTSAGVTTIITRSSNPGNVLNIVRYLQSQQKGHSSPSADEGASHLTRSASALSLSSSADLTSPPLHTRFVPADDPIRDRHFWLLHTPYPHGTLYIDSGAYKALLGKAGLLPVGVVDVEGNFAQQEVVRLVVVKRRTTPGPDGKLWDGIPEEVGRALVNYAAAEIGRIKGHQSVEIQKILGYADSEYVAHRQHVGFFRRDSRPVSPSREINRAVME